The genomic stretch AACGGTGGTTATAAATTATCCCCCTGCCATGAATGCCAATCAAAAAAATAAGTTTAATGTGCAATTAAGCAAAAAGCCCTCTACTTTTAATTAAGTAGAGGGCTTTTAAATTTCTGTCAGCTCAAAACGTTCTAAATCTCCGGGACGCCGATATTGAAAGCATTTACCAGCAGCAATTCCCACCCTTTCATGAATCCCTTCAAGCCACTGCGTACGCCCGAGAGCATGCGTTGGTATAAAATACTGAGGCTTAGTCCTTTCTATCAAAAAGGGAGCACCAGCCAACCCGGAAAGCCTACGCTCAACATTAGAAAAAACGATGTGCGGCTTAAAATGGGTGACCTTATCGACTGTCTTTTCAAAGAAATGTCTTGTCCATCTGCGCTGAACTTCAGTTGAACTATCCCAATCCCAACATGCCAGATCCCCACCGTTATAAATTCTTACACCTTCAGCGGTTTCAATCAAAAACGCCACTCCCAGATCATTAGACATGAGAGTTTCAATTTTTAAGTTTTCAAAAAAATAATTTTGATCAGGTTCAACAATCAAGACATCTTTAAATATCATTTCGGGATACATCTCTTCAATATCATCAGAAATCACAGCCTTTACAGACTTAGCTCCTGAGCAAACATCTAAGTAATCCGGCGCAAAATGATCAAGATGGCTATGTGAAAAAAAAGCTACTACATCCCTACCGTAAACGGCGTTTTCCAATGCGGCTAAGACTCTCCGCACGCGGAACCTTTTTGCAGGAATATCAAAAACCAAACTAATACTACCCACATCAAGAACAAAGCAATTATGAAAAATATGAGTAACCGTAATATTCATAACAATTCATTACTTGCCGCTTTTCTCAAGTTCCAATGTCTTTTTCTGCTCGAGATAATCACGACTAATCGGGAGATAAATATGAGACCACGATTTCAAATGTCCCGCTAGAAATTCAGCCTCAGGACCGGAACCACAGAAAAGATCCACACGAGTTCCTTTAATGGCACCGCCTCTATCCTGCGCCATAACCATCTTCACAAAAGGCTTTTTATTATTGTCGTCCTGCACAGGAAGTTTAGTTGTAAGCACAGCCAAAGACCCAAGAGGTAGAACGCGACTATCAACAGCAACGCTAGACATAGGAGTAAGCGGAGCATTCATTGAACCAAAAGGGCCAACGTCATCAACTCTGAAAAAAACATAGCTAGGATTAGTGATAAGTAACTCTTCCACAAGGTCAGGATTGCTCTTTAAAAAAGCTCTGATACCCTGCATGCTCATGCCCTCTTTAGACATCAGCCCTC from Maridesulfovibrio frigidus DSM 17176 encodes the following:
- a CDS encoding MBL fold metallo-hydrolase, with protein sequence MNITVTHIFHNCFVLDVGSISLVFDIPAKRFRVRRVLAALENAVYGRDVVAFFSHSHLDHFAPDYLDVCSGAKSVKAVISDDIEEMYPEMIFKDVLIVEPDQNYFFENLKIETLMSNDLGVAFLIETAEGVRIYNGGDLACWDWDSSTEVQRRWTRHFFEKTVDKVTHFKPHIVFSNVERRLSGLAGAPFLIERTKPQYFIPTHALGRTQWLEGIHERVGIAAGKCFQYRRPGDLERFELTEI